Part of the Bacillota bacterium genome, AGGCATCCATCGCGGAACTGGAAAGCATTCCCGGACTGGGGAAGAAGCGGGCCCAAAGGATTTTTCTCAACAGGCCCATCAGGGGTCCCGAACACCTGGCGGAGATCCTTGATGCCCAGGCCCCCATCGATCTGTTGCTCAGTCTGATTGATGGATACTAACTCCCACTAAAGGGCATTGGGCAAACATTCTATAGACCCTAAAGGTTGGCATCCTTCCTCAATAGCCTGAAGCAAGGAACATTTCTTTTTATCCGCCTTGTCAACTAGTTATCACTTCTAGGTTGACAAGGCCATCCCCGTGTCTATAGAATAAACATCAGCAAAACCCTTGGAGGTGCCCTATGCGTTTTAGTCCTCTGGAAATCACCAAAGTTGGATTGTTTACGGCCTTCGCTATCGTGACTGCTATGTTGCTGCGTTTTGGTTCGGACCTTGTCCCCTTCAGCCTTCTGCCCTTTGTGGCGATCCTCGCCGGTGCCGTCTTAGGCAAGAAGCTCGGTGCAACCAGTATGTTGCTTTATGTTCTTTTGGGACTCATTGGCCTTCCGGTCTTCGCCTCTCCCCCCTTTGGCGGTTTTGGTTACCTACTCAATCCCACCTTCGGCTTTCTCCTTGGTTTCATCCTTGGAGCCTTCATCGTCGGGCTGTTCTTAGAAAGGCTGCCCCACACCTACTTCAATTACTTGGTTGCATCGGTGGCAGGCATCTTGGTAATATATTTAATTGGGATCCCGTACTTGGCATTGATTCTCCACTTTTACCTAGGACAAACGGTAACCCTTAACGGGATCCTGGCAATCGGGTTTTATCCCTTCATCCTCATGGATTTGGTTAAAGCCTTTGTCTGCTCGGTATTGGCCTATCAGCTGAAGCGGCGGATCAATTAGGAGGAATCAACCCATGCACCTTGAACCTGGACAAATCCATCGACTCACAGCCACTGATCTCAACGACTCCGGTCAGGGGGTAGGCCGGTTAGATGGCCTTGTAGTCTTTGTCGATGGACTGCTTCCGGGTGAAGAAGCCAAAGTGGAGATCACCTTGGTGAAGAAAACATACGCAACCGGGGAAATCAGGGAAATCCTCAGCCCCTCGCCCCAACGGGTGGCTCCCCATTGTCCCACCTATCCCCAGTGCGGCGGTTGCCAGCTGGCCCACCTTTCCTATGAGGGACAGCTAGAATACAAGGCGCAGAAGGTTCGTAAGGCCCTGAC contains:
- a CDS encoding biotin transporter BioY, producing MRFSPLEITKVGLFTAFAIVTAMLLRFGSDLVPFSLLPFVAILAGAVLGKKLGATSMLLYVLLGLIGLPVFASPPFGGFGYLLNPTFGFLLGFILGAFIVGLFLERLPHTYFNYLVASVAGILVIYLIGIPYLALILHFYLGQTVTLNGILAIGFYPFILMDLVKAFVCSVLAYQLKRRIN